The following coding sequences lie in one Alosa alosa isolate M-15738 ecotype Scorff River chromosome 21, AALO_Geno_1.1, whole genome shotgun sequence genomic window:
- the hprt1 gene encoding hypoxanthine-guanine phosphoribosyltransferase, which translates to MATTSPCVVISDDEQGYDLDLFCIPKHYASDLERVYIPHGLILDRTERLAREIMKDMGGHHIVALCVLKGGYKFFADLLDYIKALNRNSDRSIPMTVDFIRLKSYCNDQSTGEIKVIGGDDLSTLTGKNVLIVEDIIDTGKTMKTLLELLKQYNPKMVKVASLLVKRTPRSVGYRPDFVGFEVPDKFVVGYALDYNEYFRDLNHICVISETGKEKYKA; encoded by the exons ATGGCAACTACCAGTCCATGTGTCGTG ATCAGTGATGACGAGCAGGGTTATGACCTGGACCTTTTCTGCATACCAAAGCATTATGCCTCTGATCTGGAAAGGGTCTACATCCCACATGGACTCATTCTGGATAG GACCGAGCGGCTGGCCAGGGAGATCATGAAGGACATGGGAGGGCACCACATAGTGGCCCTCTGTGTGCTCAAGGGGGGCTACAAGTTCTTCGCCGACCTGCTGGACTACATCAAGGCCCTGAACCGCAACAGTGACCGGTCCATTCCCATGACTGTGGACTTCATCCGGCTTAAAAGTTACTGT AATGACCAATCCACTGGGGAGATTAAGGTGATTGGTGGAGACGATCTGTCCACACTCACAGGGAAG AATGTCCTGATTGTCGAG GACATTATTGACACTGGGAAGACCATGAAGACGCTGCTGGAACTACTCAAGCAGTACAATCCAAAAATGGTCAAAGTTGCAAG tCTATTGGTGAAGCGGACACCAAGGAGTGTTGGCTACAGACCAGACT TTGTAGGATTTGAAGTTCCTGACAAATTCGTGGTGGGATATGCATTAGACTACAATGAATATTTCAGAGATCTCAAT CACATCTGCGTCATCAGTGAAACGGGAAAAGAGAAGTACAAGGCGTGA